Proteins co-encoded in one Pedosphaera parvula Ellin514 genomic window:
- a CDS encoding Imm70 family immunity protein, translating into MSLYLCVFDEDDEIDGLDVGAYSDFAHFRNTIAQELEEGRPGTRFPTLMLHSDCDGEWKPDECLKLSRELEIIASELKQRPPREFHSEWQKGVVKKLGLTPLNLYDCFIDVDGEPILERLARLVETAKRRQLPILFQ; encoded by the coding sequence GTGAGCCTATATCTCTGCGTATTTGATGAAGACGACGAGATCGACGGTTTGGACGTTGGGGCATACTCAGATTTCGCGCATTTCCGCAATACGATAGCACAAGAGTTGGAAGAGGGACGGCCAGGGACACGGTTTCCCACTCTCATGCTGCATTCCGATTGTGATGGTGAATGGAAACCGGATGAGTGTCTCAAACTATCGAGAGAGCTCGAAATCATTGCATCAGAATTAAAGCAGCGTCCACCGAGAGAATTTCATTCGGAATGGCAAAAAGGTGTGGTGAAGAAACTTGGTCTCACCCCACTAAATCTTTATGATTGCTTTATTGATGTAGATGGCGAGCCAATTTTGGAGCGATTAGCTCGTTTGGTGGAGACGGCTAAGCGTAGGCAGTTGCCGATTTTATTCCAGTAG
- a CDS encoding SMI1/KNR4 family protein, whose amino-acid sequence MTREEIENVLASLFKKRTVPFDSATPQDWNKLNEKFGTHFSNEFILFMELVNKYQFRGEILNITRGGYSSSNDTIAFSYDFEMKNGDWQKDMIPFYNIGNGDYFCLSASAGEDSPVFYFYHDDGRFERYSDMALENTETVDAVGIENNSDFAVLTIADEWDWQVERTHLLALQAKLNAYFRFVESGQILESYPEAAGRQLVIDVIGKFPLPQSGIDLLTHASDACAGLGIRIRYRHYPGPQQ is encoded by the coding sequence ATGACACGAGAGGAAATCGAGAATGTGCTGGCATCACTCTTCAAAAAGAGGACTGTGCCGTTCGATTCGGCGACGCCGCAAGATTGGAATAAGTTGAATGAAAAATTCGGAACACATTTCAGCAACGAGTTCATCTTGTTTATGGAACTCGTGAACAAGTATCAATTTCGGGGAGAAATTCTGAACATTACCCGAGGAGGATATTCTAGCAGTAATGATACCATCGCGTTCTCATACGATTTTGAAATGAAGAATGGCGACTGGCAGAAAGATATGATTCCTTTCTATAATATTGGGAACGGTGACTATTTTTGTCTGAGTGCCAGCGCAGGGGAGGATTCTCCGGTTTTTTATTTCTATCATGATGATGGCAGATTTGAACGCTACTCGGATATGGCTTTAGAGAATACAGAAACAGTTGATGCGGTCGGTATCGAGAATAATAGCGATTTCGCAGTTCTCACAATAGCTGATGAGTGGGACTGGCAGGTCGAACGGACGCACTTATTGGCGCTTCAAGCAAAACTAAATGCCTATTTTAGATTCGTTGAAAGCGGACAGATTTTGGAGTCCTATCCCGAAGCAGCAGGGCGACAGCTGGTAATTGATGTTATTGGAAAGTTTCCATTACCGCAGAGTGGGATTGATCTCTTAACGCATGCCTCAGATGCCTGTGCCGGTTTAGGCATCAGAATACGTTATCGTCACTATCCTGGCCCTCAACAATAG
- a CDS encoding DUF2975 domain-containing protein: protein MNRGSTIFLQVVIVLIGIGALAFMLWEPHVEGTNAHATLFQMYFNSFVVYAFIGSTPFFAALYHAFKVLGYVRQNKTFSQATVNSLRIIKYCALGLIGFVAASVIFTIGGDREDRPAGLFMRILVTFPSIIVATAVTISERVLQNAVDIKSENDLTV from the coding sequence ATGAATCGAGGCTCAACAATATTTCTTCAGGTAGTGATCGTGCTCATCGGCATCGGCGCTCTTGCTTTCATGCTTTGGGAGCCTCACGTCGAAGGCACAAATGCGCACGCCACACTGTTTCAGATGTATTTCAATTCCTTTGTGGTGTATGCGTTTATCGGTTCCACCCCGTTTTTCGCGGCGCTCTATCACGCATTCAAGGTGTTGGGATACGTAAGACAAAACAAGACATTCTCGCAGGCAACCGTGAATTCTTTGCGGATCATAAAATATTGCGCACTGGGCCTTATCGGTTTTGTTGCGGCAAGCGTAATTTTCACGATCGGTGGCGACAGGGAAGACAGGCCGGCCGGGCTTTTCATGCGCATCCTCGTTACCTTTCCTTCAATCATCGTCGCCACCGCGGTGACTATATCTGAACGGGTTTTGCAAAATGCCGTGGATATAAAATCCGAGAACGACTTGACGGTATAA
- a CDS encoding helix-turn-helix domain-containing protein: MAIIINIDVMLAKRKMSVTELAEKVGITMANISILKNGKAKAVRLSTLEAICNALECQPGDVLEYKK; this comes from the coding sequence ATGGCAATCATCATCAATATCGACGTCATGTTGGCGAAGCGGAAGATGAGCGTCACCGAACTCGCCGAAAAAGTCGGCATCACGATGGCCAACATTTCCATCTTGAAAAACGGCAAGGCCAAAGCCGTCCGGTTATCAACCTTGGAGGCGATTTGCAACGCCTTGGAATGCCAGCCCGGTGACGTTTTGGAATATAAAAAGTAA
- a CDS encoding L-type lectin-domain containing protein, with amino-acid sequence MNLKWRSVAFQIWALPLFAITPFCAARTVSFQDFSSTAGLILQANAASANGHLRLTPAIAGRGLGGAWLETKQPVKNGFETTFQIQITEKYSSGGDGMAFVIQGGAKPGVGLTGGELGFGGITNQFAVHFKNYHWGDHPTDGRYDEIAVLAASSPTEPLRDAPENFIGSVSRRIDYSDGAVHTVKILYVPGNLQVFLDDLANPLMTVYVNLAKLMNLDEGRAWVGFTGSGGADWQNQDVVSWSFSSNDPAPRLSGVTAPLDSNNAPGLTLPHRLFSTPSLSMPETTPLSVDHAFGYSVPPGIELAYQIEASTNLVSWAPLTNRTFYFRDHDSTNSAIRFYRFVPK; translated from the coding sequence ATGAATTTAAAATGGCGCTCGGTTGCTTTCCAGATATGGGCGTTACCTTTATTTGCCATCACCCCATTTTGCGCTGCCAGAACGGTTAGTTTCCAGGATTTTTCCTCGACCGCTGGACTGATCCTGCAAGCCAACGCCGCTTCGGCCAACGGACACCTCAGACTGACGCCCGCGATTGCCGGCCGGGGATTGGGCGGCGCCTGGTTGGAAACGAAGCAGCCGGTGAAAAACGGGTTCGAAACGACGTTTCAAATTCAGATCACGGAAAAATATTCTTCGGGTGGAGATGGCATGGCCTTTGTCATCCAGGGCGGCGCAAAACCTGGCGTGGGGCTGACCGGAGGAGAGCTTGGATTTGGGGGAATCACGAATCAATTTGCGGTTCACTTTAAAAACTATCACTGGGGCGACCACCCCACGGACGGCCGGTACGATGAGATCGCCGTGCTGGCAGCTTCTTCCCCCACGGAACCCTTGCGCGACGCACCCGAAAACTTCATCGGCTCGGTAAGCCGGCGGATTGATTACTCCGATGGCGCAGTGCACACTGTGAAAATTCTCTACGTCCCCGGCAACTTGCAGGTGTTTCTGGACGATCTGGCCAATCCATTGATGACGGTCTATGTGAATCTGGCCAAACTGATGAATTTGGATGAAGGCCGGGCATGGGTGGGATTCACGGGATCCGGGGGCGCGGATTGGCAGAACCAGGACGTGGTGAGCTGGTCGTTTAGCTCAAACGACCCGGCACCGCGCTTGAGCGGAGTGACGGCGCCATTGGATTCAAACAATGCCCCCGGGCTCACTCTCCCACACCGGCTGTTCAGCACCCCCAGCCTTTCCATGCCGGAAACAACACCACTATCGGTTGACCACGCTTTCGGATACTCTGTGCCGCCGGGCATTGAGCTGGCGTATCAGATTGAAGCCTCAACCAACCTCG